ATTTGAGCGTGCTCGACAACCTGCTGATGGCGCCCAAATACCATCGCCTGGGGGCTGCCTCCGAGCTCAAGCAACAAGCTTACGCGCTGCTGCACAAGGTCGGCATGCTCGACCACGCCTGGAAGTACCCGCACCAGCTGTCCGGCGGCCAACAGCAACGCGTGGCGATCGCCCGCGCCTTGATGATGCGCCCGCAGATCATGCTGTTCGACGAGCCCACCTCGGCGCTCGACCCGGAAAAAGTCAACGAAGTGCTGCAGGTCATCGAAGCCCTGGCCGAGGAGGGCATCACCATGGTGATCGTCACTCACGAGATGAACTTCGCCTTCAAGGTCTCCGACCGCATCGTGTTCATGGAGAAGGGCCGCGTGGTCTGCGACGACACGCCGGGCGCCCTGCGCAGCGGCCATAACCCACGCGTGGAGGCGTTCCTCAAGGACGTCTCGCTGGCGTGATCTCGTTAACGTTCAGGACACACTAAAATGATCGAGCAAGCTCAAATCGAACAATTCCAGCGCGACGGATTCCTGGTGGTAGAAGGCGTGCTGTCGCCGGATGAAGTGGCCGCACTGCAGCACGATTTCGACCAATGGGTAGAAGAAAGCCGCAGCCACGATCGAGGCTGGGGTGCCACCGCAGATGGCCGCGAGCGCTTTGACCTGGAGGGCGATCACCGCGCCGATCACCCGTCGCTGCGCCGAGTCAGTTCGCCCACCGAGATTTCCCCGGTGTATGAGCGTGTGGCGTTGCATTCGCGCATGGCGGCGATTTGCGCGCAGTTGATCGGCGCCGGCGGCACGCGTTTTCACCACAGCAAGATCAACTCGAAACTGCCGCACACCGCGACCCAGGTGAAATGGCACCAGGACTTCCTGTTCACGCCCCACAGCAACGATGACATCGTCACCGCCTTGCTGATGGTCAGCGAAGTGACCCCGGAAAACGGCCCGCTGAACGTGATCCCCGGCAGCCATAAAGGCCCGCTGTGGTCGCACTGGCAGAACCAGCGCTTCACCGGCTCGGTGGACGATGCGGTGGTTGAAGAACACTGCCGGCATCCGGTGGCCTGCTATGGGCCGGCCGGTTCCGTGTGCTTTATGCACACCCGGCTTCTACATGCTTCCAGCCCTAACGAGACCGAACTCCCGCGCACTCTTTTCATCAGCGTTTACGCCGCTGAAGACGCGCTGCCATTCGGCGAAAACCCTTTGCCCAGCGCACACGCCGGCTTGCTGGTGGCCGGTGAAGAAAGCGGCCTGGTGCGTTCCACGGATAACCATATGCGCTTGCCGCAGAAACCGCGTGGCGCCTCTTTCTTCGTGCAACAGGCCGGACAAGATTCCACCACTGCCTAACCCCCTTTAAACACCTTGCAGGTAATGACCATGACAGCGTCTCAAAAAAGTGTTCGTACCCTTGCCGTGTGCCTGCTGGGCGCAGCGGTTGCGATGACCTCGTTGGCCGCTTCGGCGTTCCAGCAGGAGGGCAAAATCATCGCCGGTTCCGATGTGACGTTTTTCCCTTATGAATACATGGATAACAACAAACCGGCGGGTTTTGACATCGAGTTCATGGACGGCCTGGGCAAGGTCATGGGCCGCAAGGTCGAGACCCTCGACACGCGCTTCCCCAACCTGATCACCGGCCTGCAAGCCGGGCGTTTCGATGTGACCAATTCGTCGATGTACATCACGGCGGAGCGGATCAAAGTGATCGACATGATCCCCTACCTGAAAAGTGGTGAGTCGATCCTCACCCTCAAGGACAGCGCTTTCCAGCCCAAGACCCCGGAAGAGTTCTGCGGCCACAAGATCGGCTCGATGGGTGCCACCTCGTGGCTGGCGCAGATGAACAAATTGTCGGCTGAGTACTGCGTGGCCAAAGGCTTGAAGCCGATTGCGATCAGCGAATACAGCACCGACCCGCAAACCACCCAGGCCTTGCTGGCTCACGCGGTTGAAGCGCAGATCACCGACGCCGCGGTGGCCCGAGGCGTGATCGACAAGCTGGGCAGCCGTGTGGCGATCTCTTCCGACACGTTGATCTACCCGGTACTGAACGGCTTCGGCGTGAAGAAGGGCAATGACACGGTGAAAAAAGCCTTGCTCGACGGGCTGGAAAAATACCGCGCCACGCCTGAGTACGCCGCCTTGCTCAAGAAGTACAACTTTGAAGCACCGACCGATGCCGATATCGCGGCGCTGATGCCCAAGTAAGCCTATTGCGCGGCCGCAGCCCTGCGGCCGCGCCTTGCGGAGACCGATTCATGGCGTTAACCCACGAAGAACAGACGCGCATCGACCTGGCGGCGACCTTTCGCATCATTGCCCACCTGGGCATGCATGAGGCGGTGGCCAACCACTTCAGCGCCGCCGTGTCGGAGGACGGCAAACAGTTTTTGCTCAACCCCAAGTGGAAGCACTTTTCGCGCATTCGTGCCAGTGACCTGTTGCTGCTGAACGCGGACGACACGGCCTGCGCCGAGCACCCGAATGTCGACGCCACCGCCTGGGCGATCCACGGGCAGATCCACCGGCTGCTGCCGCAGAC
The genomic region above belongs to Pseudomonas poae and contains:
- a CDS encoding phytanoyl-CoA dioxygenase family protein, with translation MIEQAQIEQFQRDGFLVVEGVLSPDEVAALQHDFDQWVEESRSHDRGWGATADGRERFDLEGDHRADHPSLRRVSSPTEISPVYERVALHSRMAAICAQLIGAGGTRFHHSKINSKLPHTATQVKWHQDFLFTPHSNDDIVTALLMVSEVTPENGPLNVIPGSHKGPLWSHWQNQRFTGSVDDAVVEEHCRHPVACYGPAGSVCFMHTRLLHASSPNETELPRTLFISVYAAEDALPFGENPLPSAHAGLLVAGEESGLVRSTDNHMRLPQKPRGASFFVQQAGQDSTTA
- a CDS encoding ABC transporter substrate-binding protein produces the protein MTASQKSVRTLAVCLLGAAVAMTSLAASAFQQEGKIIAGSDVTFFPYEYMDNNKPAGFDIEFMDGLGKVMGRKVETLDTRFPNLITGLQAGRFDVTNSSMYITAERIKVIDMIPYLKSGESILTLKDSAFQPKTPEEFCGHKIGSMGATSWLAQMNKLSAEYCVAKGLKPIAISEYSTDPQTTQALLAHAVEAQITDAAVARGVIDKLGSRVAISSDTLIYPVLNGFGVKKGNDTVKKALLDGLEKYRATPEYAALLKKYNFEAPTDADIAALMPK